Proteins co-encoded in one Arthrobacter alpinus genomic window:
- a CDS encoding GntR family transcriptional regulator, translating to MRASERAYATLRSDIINWRLTPGTVLGEVELSARLGVSRTPIREALAKLTAEGLSEPQSGRGVVVSEISLDHLDELFELRTALECRAAELAAQRCDPEIFSNLHHQLLNAGELITAEDPSRADYYQLAADLDAAVDAAVGNHYLTQALKNLRVHLVRVRRLGKDNPARLRDAAREHAAIALAIANRNPAVASAATTVHLDNSLRHLLSTAS from the coding sequence ATGCGAGCTAGCGAACGCGCCTACGCCACACTGCGTAGCGACATCATCAACTGGCGGTTGACTCCCGGCACGGTGTTGGGCGAGGTAGAACTCTCCGCACGGTTGGGGGTATCCCGTACTCCTATACGTGAGGCACTGGCCAAGCTCACAGCTGAAGGCCTCTCCGAGCCGCAAAGCGGGCGCGGGGTGGTGGTCAGTGAAATTTCACTTGACCATCTGGATGAGTTGTTCGAACTCCGCACTGCCTTGGAGTGCCGGGCCGCCGAGCTGGCGGCCCAGCGCTGCGATCCGGAGATTTTCTCCAACCTCCACCATCAGCTTCTCAATGCAGGAGAACTCATTACCGCCGAGGATCCCTCCCGTGCTGACTACTACCAGCTGGCAGCTGACTTGGACGCGGCGGTGGATGCCGCCGTCGGCAATCACTACCTCACCCAGGCCCTGAAGAATCTGAGGGTTCATCTGGTCCGGGTACGGCGATTGGGCAAGGACAACCCCGCCAGGCTGCGCGATGCGGCCAGGGAACACGCCGCAATTGCCCTCGCCATCGCCAACCGCAACCCAGCTGTGGCCAGCGCAGCCACCACGGTTCACCTAGATAACAGTCTGCGCCACCTACTAAGCACCGCCTCCTAA